From the candidate division KSB1 bacterium genome, one window contains:
- a CDS encoding cellulase family glycosylhydrolase — MSMLKTAVIFLSLSAALPAAVVTFSAVNPVTYEQVTLDSVRVENLTSGRDTTLVGVTAFNVDTWTNVFSPEGVPTRFALLPNYPNGFEKSTVITVLHPEEGWVTFRLYNVLGQQVMSGHQAVLPGGNRFQLEAECLPRGVYFLAVESAKERQTIKMLKTGPAMGGAVTLSRIGGGEAVMPLRKTAADQYRFTAFAKGYVSTTVERTIIGDTFIQFSMLPPQPPADFTSNWHGFNLLGFFTYEWSNDGYYESDFQMISEFGFNFVRLPIDYRIYTKTGDWNSFIEAKLQQIDRAVQWGQKYGIHVCINLHRAPGYCVNPPSTPLPANQNVSLWTNASAQQAFAAHWRMFAERYRNVPREALSFNLVNEPGNVSAADYVKAVAPAIEAIRAVSPDRIIISDAVDYGNARTDPILAYNVVMSPHFYNPMQITHYKAEWISGADSWPVPTWPPTLVSNYFYGFGKSPWNTPLVIRGTFPAGTVVTIHVLQVSYKADFRAYLGKEQVYQKVFQPGPGTGEWKEVIYRPEWNVYQNIYDRDYSFTLPKSSEEISFRVLDGDWMTWTELRFEPPAGSDAAEAIIQPGIADWGVPQATFRLENDGSLLLVSAPKGFEDRYKLNGFLQQWVDLKKSGVPVHVGEWGVYNKTPHNVTLAFMENRLLAMKWAGLGWALWEFRGSFGILDSGRKDVKYEDYRGHKLDRKMLELLQRYK, encoded by the coding sequence ATGTCGATGTTAAAAACAGCGGTTATTTTTTTAAGCCTTTCGGCGGCTTTGCCGGCCGCGGTGGTGACGTTCAGCGCCGTCAATCCCGTCACTTACGAACAGGTAACGCTCGACAGCGTCCGCGTCGAAAATTTGACCTCCGGCCGCGATACAACGCTCGTCGGCGTGACCGCATTCAATGTGGATACATGGACGAACGTCTTTTCGCCGGAAGGGGTGCCGACTCGATTTGCCCTGCTGCCCAACTACCCCAACGGCTTTGAAAAAAGCACCGTGATTACCGTGCTGCATCCCGAAGAAGGTTGGGTAACCTTTCGATTGTACAATGTCTTGGGACAGCAGGTCATGAGCGGTCATCAGGCCGTACTGCCGGGCGGCAACCGCTTTCAGCTCGAGGCCGAGTGTTTGCCCCGCGGCGTCTATTTCCTTGCGGTAGAATCTGCCAAAGAAAGACAGACCATCAAGATGCTCAAGACCGGACCGGCTATGGGCGGGGCTGTTACTTTAAGCCGCATCGGCGGAGGCGAGGCCGTTATGCCGCTGCGCAAGACGGCAGCGGACCAATATCGTTTTACCGCTTTTGCCAAAGGTTACGTCAGCACGACTGTTGAGCGGACCATAATCGGCGATACATTCATCCAATTTTCCATGCTGCCGCCGCAGCCGCCGGCCGATTTCACCTCGAATTGGCACGGCTTCAATCTGCTCGGCTTTTTTACGTATGAGTGGAGTAATGACGGTTACTACGAGTCCGATTTCCAAATGATTTCCGAGTTCGGCTTTAATTTCGTCCGTCTGCCGATCGATTATCGCATCTATACCAAAACCGGCGACTGGAACTCGTTCATTGAAGCCAAGCTGCAGCAGATCGATCGGGCTGTCCAATGGGGTCAAAAGTACGGCATTCATGTGTGCATCAATCTGCATCGGGCGCCGGGCTATTGCGTCAACCCGCCTTCGACGCCGCTGCCGGCCAATCAAAACGTCAGCCTCTGGACCAACGCATCAGCCCAGCAGGCGTTTGCGGCGCATTGGCGCATGTTTGCCGAGCGCTACCGCAACGTGCCGCGCGAGGCGTTGAGCTTTAATCTGGTCAACGAACCTGGCAACGTCTCTGCAGCGGATTACGTCAAGGCCGTGGCGCCGGCCATCGAGGCGATCCGCGCCGTTTCGCCCGACCGCATCATCATCTCGGATGCCGTGGATTACGGCAACGCCCGCACCGATCCTATCCTAGCCTATAACGTGGTGATGTCGCCGCACTTTTACAACCCAATGCAGATTACCCATTACAAAGCGGAATGGATCAGCGGTGCGGATTCGTGGCCTGTGCCCACTTGGCCGCCGACGTTGGTCTCCAACTATTTCTACGGCTTTGGCAAATCGCCGTGGAACACACCCTTGGTTATTAGAGGCACATTTCCGGCCGGCACGGTCGTAACGATCCATGTACTGCAGGTTTCCTACAAAGCAGATTTTCGCGCTTATCTCGGCAAAGAACAGGTCTATCAAAAGGTTTTTCAACCGGGTCCCGGTACCGGAGAGTGGAAAGAGGTTATCTATCGGCCGGAGTGGAACGTCTATCAGAATATTTACGATCGCGATTATTCGTTTACGCTGCCGAAAAGCAGTGAAGAAATTTCTTTTCGTGTTTTGGACGGCGATTGGATGACGTGGACCGAGCTGCGCTTCGAGCCGCCTGCGGGCTCTGACGCGGCGGAGGCAATCATCCAGCCCGGCATCGCCGACTGGGGTGTGCCGCAGGCGACGTTTCGCCTGGAGAACGACGGCTCGCTGCTGCTGGTCAGCGCTCCCAAAGGCTTTGAAGACAGGTACAAGCTGAACGGTTTCCTTCAGCAGTGGGTTGATCTTAAGAAAAGCGGCGTGCCCGTGCATGTGGGCGAATGGGGCGTCTACAACAAAACGCCGCACAACGTGACGTTGGCCTTTATGGAGAACCGCTTGCTGGCCATGAAATGGGCCGGACTGGGTTGGGCTTTGTGGGAATTTCGCGGCAGCTTCGGCATTCTCGACAGCGGCCGCAAAGATGTAAAATACGAAGACTATCGCGGCCACAAACTCGATCGAAAGATGCTGGAGTTGCTGCAGCGCTATAAATAG